From Frateuria aurantia DSM 6220, one genomic window encodes:
- a CDS encoding dihydrolipoamide acetyltransferase family protein produces the protein MAETKTFHLPDLGEGLPDATIIEWHVALGDAIKLDAPLLTVETAKAMVDVPSPYTGILTRRHGEAGSVVVTGHPLAEFELDPNARQRAEAQPTGHHHAPATEAPRADQGSVVGAMVAGDQVHVEQTLSRDGVKAVPAVRALAHKLRVDLQQVMPSGADGVITMDDVKLAAAIGCARLPSEAPRPQGRPATEIAPPVAAPSVEIPPQRAPLSQAGKPIRTAPPSQPTPGQPEPLRGVHRNMARVMADAHAQVVLTTLVDDADLHAWIGKQDITARLVRAVVAACRIAPALNAWFDGKELTRTLHPHVDLGIAMDSADGLFVPTLRNADMLDAASIREGINRLRSQVEDRSIAPSELTGSTISLSNFGTIAGRYGTPIVVPPAVAIIGAGRLSHDVVAVMGGIEVHRRLPLSLSFDHRAVTGGDAARFLKAMLDDLALPH, from the coding sequence ATGGCCGAAACCAAGACCTTCCACCTGCCGGATCTGGGCGAGGGCCTCCCTGATGCCACCATCATCGAATGGCATGTCGCCCTCGGTGACGCCATCAAGCTTGACGCGCCGCTGCTGACGGTGGAAACCGCCAAGGCCATGGTCGATGTGCCCTCGCCTTATACCGGCATCCTGACCCGCCGCCATGGCGAGGCCGGCTCGGTGGTGGTCACCGGCCATCCGCTGGCCGAGTTCGAACTGGACCCGAACGCCAGGCAGCGTGCCGAAGCGCAGCCCACCGGCCATCACCATGCCCCGGCTACCGAGGCGCCGCGTGCCGATCAGGGTTCGGTGGTCGGTGCCATGGTTGCCGGCGATCAGGTGCATGTGGAACAGACCCTCAGCCGGGACGGCGTCAAGGCCGTGCCGGCGGTACGGGCTCTGGCCCACAAGCTGCGGGTTGACCTGCAGCAGGTGATGCCCAGTGGCGCCGATGGCGTGATCACCATGGACGATGTCAAGCTGGCCGCCGCGATCGGCTGCGCCCGGCTGCCCAGCGAAGCCCCGCGCCCGCAGGGTCGGCCCGCCACCGAGATCGCCCCTCCTGTTGCCGCGCCCAGCGTCGAGATCCCGCCCCAGCGTGCGCCATTGAGCCAGGCCGGCAAGCCGATCCGCACCGCACCGCCCAGCCAGCCGACCCCGGGTCAGCCCGAACCGCTGCGGGGCGTGCATCGCAATATGGCCAGGGTCATGGCCGATGCCCACGCCCAGGTGGTACTGACCACCCTGGTCGATGATGCCGACCTGCATGCCTGGATCGGCAAGCAGGACATCACGGCCCGCCTGGTCCGGGCCGTGGTCGCCGCCTGCCGCATCGCTCCCGCGCTGAACGCCTGGTTCGACGGCAAGGAACTGACCCGGACCCTGCATCCGCATGTGGATCTGGGCATTGCGATGGACAGCGCCGACGGCTTGTTCGTGCCGACCCTGCGCAATGCCGACATGCTGGATGCCGCCAGCATCCGCGAAGGCATCAACCGTCTGCGCAGCCAGGTCGAGGACCGCAGCATCGCCCCCTCCGAACTGACCGGCAGCACCATCAGCCTGTCCAACTTCGGCACCATCGCCGGCCGTTACGGCACGCCGATCGTGGTCCCGCCGGCCGTGGCCATCATCGGCGCCGGCCGCCTGAGCCACGACGTGGTGGCCGTGATGGGCGGCATCGAAGTCCATCGCCGGCTGCCGCTGTCGCTGAGCTTCGACCACCGCGCCGTCACCGGCGGCGATGCCGCGCGCTTCCTGAAAGCCATGCTGGACGATCTGGCCCTGCCGCACTGA
- a CDS encoding alpha-ketoacid dehydrogenase subunit beta, with translation MPHLTLIEAVTQALAHEMARDESVVVLGEDVGLNGGVFRATAGLQERFGALRVIDTPLDEATIAGVTVGLATQGIKAVAEAQFEGFIYPMMEHIACHAARMRNRTRGRLTVPAVFRAPWGGGIHAPEHHSEANEHLFTNIPGLRVVMPSSPARAYGLLLAAIRDPDPVIFFEPKRLYRHSKEDVPDDGEALPLDVCFVLREGQDVTLVTWGAQVKECLETADALAAEGISAEVIDVATLTPLDFDTIAASVARTGRCVIVHEAPKTAGFGAEIAARVAEECLYSLLAPVERVTGYDVHIPLFRQEMKYLPSVPRIIDAVRRTLAVS, from the coding sequence TTGCCACATCTCACTTTGATTGAAGCGGTCACCCAGGCCCTGGCCCATGAAATGGCCCGCGACGAGAGCGTCGTGGTGCTGGGCGAGGATGTCGGCCTCAATGGCGGCGTGTTCCGCGCTACCGCCGGCCTGCAGGAACGCTTCGGCGCCTTGCGCGTCATCGACACCCCGCTGGACGAAGCCACCATCGCCGGCGTCACCGTCGGGCTGGCCACCCAGGGCATCAAGGCTGTCGCCGAAGCCCAGTTCGAGGGCTTCATCTATCCGATGATGGAGCACATCGCCTGCCATGCGGCCCGCATGCGCAACCGCACCCGCGGACGACTGACCGTGCCGGCGGTATTTCGCGCGCCATGGGGCGGCGGCATCCATGCGCCCGAGCACCATTCGGAAGCCAACGAACATCTGTTCACCAATATTCCGGGCCTGCGGGTGGTGATGCCATCCTCGCCGGCCCGCGCCTACGGCCTGTTGCTGGCCGCGATCCGCGATCCGGATCCGGTGATTTTCTTCGAGCCCAAGCGGCTGTATCGGCACTCGAAGGAAGACGTGCCGGACGACGGTGAAGCCCTGCCGCTGGATGTCTGCTTCGTGCTGCGCGAAGGCCAGGACGTGACCCTGGTGACCTGGGGTGCCCAGGTCAAGGAATGCCTGGAAACCGCCGATGCCCTGGCGGCCGAAGGCATCAGCGCCGAAGTCATCGACGTGGCCACCCTGACACCGCTGGATTTCGATACCATCGCCGCCTCGGTAGCCCGCACCGGCCGCTGCGTCATCGTGCACGAAGCGCCGAAAACCGCCGGTTTCGGCGCCGAAATCGCCGCCCGCGTCGCCGAGGAATGCCTTTACAGCCTGCTCGCACCGGTCGAGCGCGTCACCGGCTACGATGTGCACATCCCGCTGTTCCGCCAGGAAATGAAGTACCTGCCCAGCGTCCCGCGTATCATCGACGCCGTGCGCCGCACCCTCGCCGTCAGCTGA